From the genome of Gracilinanus agilis isolate LMUSP501 chromosome 2, AgileGrace, whole genome shotgun sequence, one region includes:
- the LOC123234917 gene encoding V-type proton ATPase subunit E 1-like, with the protein MALSNAKVQKQIKHMMAFIKQEANEKGKEIDTKTEEEFNFEKGCLVQTQRLKIMEYYEKKEKHIEQQKKIQMSNLMNQARLRVLKARNDLISDLIKEAKERLASIMKDTPKYQVLLDSLAFQCLYQLLEPQMIVCYKKDDLPLVMAAVQKAIPLNKIVAKRDLNIQVDQKTFLSAEISGGIEIFNGNGKIKVSNTLESRLDLITQQMIPDVHVTFFGINNNRKFLD; encoded by the coding sequence ATGGCCCTCAGCAATGCCAAAGTCCAAAAGCAGATCAAACACATGATGGCTTTCATTAAACAGGAAGCAAACgagaaaggcaaagaaatagatacaaagacagaagaagaATTCAATTTTGAGAAGGGTTGTCTTGTACAAACACAGAGACTGAAGATAATGGAGTATTATGAGAAGAAGGAGAAACACATTGAGCAGCAGAAGAAAATTCAGATGTCCAACTTGATGAATCAGGCAAGATTGAGGGTCCTCAAAGCCAGAAACGACCTTATCTCAGACTTAATAAAGGAAGCAAAGGAGAGACTTGCCAGTATCATGAAAGATACTCCCAAGTACCAGGTGCTTTTGGATAGCCTTGCCTTTCAGTGTTTATACCAATTACTGGAGCCCCAAATGATTGTCTGTTACAAAAAAGATGATCTCCCTCTGGTCATGGCTGCAGTGCAAAAAGCAATCCCTTTGAACAAGATTGTAGCCAAAAGAGATCTTAATATTCAAGTTGATCAGAAAACATTCCTCTCAGCAGAGATATCTGGAGGTATTGAGATATTTAATGGAAATGGTAAAATAAAAGTTTCTAATACCCTAGAAAGTAGATTGGATCTTATAACCCAACAAATGATTCCAGATGTTCATGTGACCTTTTTTGGGATTAATAACAATAGGAAATTTTTGGACTAA